AGTTAGGGCTCGGGCATACTCGATGGGCGACCCACGGCGTTCCCTCAGTTTTGAACGCTCACCCCCATTTCGATCAGAATAAGACAATTGCATTGGTTCACAACGGTATCATCGAAAACTACCAATCGATTCGCCTCCGGTTAGAACGTGAAGGGATTCAGTTTGTCAGCGAAACCGATACTGAAGTATTAGCCCAACTGATTGGCTTCTTATACAATGGCAACTTGGAACAAGCGGTACAGGAAGCACTCTCGCAAGTCGAAGGGGCATACGGTATTGCGGTCATTCATAAAGACGAACCCGACACACTAATTGCCGCGCGAGTAAGTTCGCCGATCATCATCGGATTAGGTGTTGGCGAAAATTTTGTCGCATCCGATCCGGCAGCATTGGTAAACTATACCCGCAATGTCAGCTTCTTGGATGATGGCGAAGTAGCCGTGGTTACCCGCGATAAAGTCGAATTCAAGAAAAAACGGGTGACCGTAACGAAAGCAGTCGAACGGATATCCTACGATATCGATCAAATCGAACGTGGCGGGTTCCCCCATTTCATGCTTAAAGAGATTTACCACCAACCCCAAACGTTATCCGACACCATGCGCGGCCGAATTCTGAAAGATGAAGGGGATATCAAGCTTGGCGGTTTATCTGCGGTTATCGACGACTTAGCGAAAATGAAGCGCATCATATTTCTTGGTTGCGGAACGGCATGGCATGCGGGCTTGATCGGTGAGTGTCTGTTTGAGGACTTAGCAAAGATACCGGTGGAAGTCGAATACGCCAGTGAATTCCGGTATCGTGATCCCGTGATTGAACCGGGAACGATTGCCATCGCAATATCGCAATCGGGCGAAACAGCCGACACCCTTGCCGCAGTGCGCGAAGCGAAGCAAAAAGGGGCAATGCCAATCGGTATTGTGAATGTCGTCGGTTCGACGATAGCGCGCGAAACCGCTTACGGTTCGTATCTTCATGCCGGACCCGAAATCGGCGTGGCTTCGACAAAAGCGTTTACATCACAAGTGCTCGTTCTAACCATGCTGGCAATCAAACTCGGACGCTTGCGGGGAGTGCTTTCACAAGAGCGCGCTTACGAATTGGTTAACGAATTAGTCGAGATCCCGAAAAAAGTTGCGGCAATTTTAGAGCTGCGACATCAAATTCGCGACATCGCACTGAGGTTCTCCCACAGTAAGAATTTCCTCTACCTTGGACGCGGGTATCAATTCCCGGTAGCGTTGGAAGGTGCATTGAAGTTGAAGGAGATTTCTTACATCCACGCCGAAGGGTACCCGGCAGCGGAAATGAAGCATGGGCCGATTGCTTTAATCGACGAGAATATGCCGGTTGTATTTTTGGCTCCGCGCGACCCGCTGCGGTCGAAGTTAATCAGCAACATCGAACAAGTGCGCGCCCGTGGCGGAATCGTAATCTCGATTTGTAACGAAGGCGACGATGAAATACGCAGCCGCTCCAACGAAGTTATTGAGATTCCCTATACACTTCCGCAATTGTCGCCGATTCTATCAGTAATCCCATTACAAATCTTGGCGTATGACGTGGCAGTGAATTTAGGCCTGAATGTGGACCGGCCGCGCAATTTAGCGAAATCGGTCACT
This bacterium DNA region includes the following protein-coding sequences:
- the glmS gene encoding glutamine--fructose-6-phosphate transaminase (isomerizing), with protein sequence MCGIIGYIGQKDALPVLLQGLERMEYRGYDSAGVAIIDNGVMHTDKTVGRINMLLESTAKRTLPGKLGLGHTRWATHGVPSVLNAHPHFDQNKTIALVHNGIIENYQSIRLRLEREGIQFVSETDTEVLAQLIGFLYNGNLEQAVQEALSQVEGAYGIAVIHKDEPDTLIAARVSSPIIIGLGVGENFVASDPAALVNYTRNVSFLDDGEVAVVTRDKVEFKKKRVTVTKAVERISYDIDQIERGGFPHFMLKEIYHQPQTLSDTMRGRILKDEGDIKLGGLSAVIDDLAKMKRIIFLGCGTAWHAGLIGECLFEDLAKIPVEVEYASEFRYRDPVIEPGTIAIAISQSGETADTLAAVREAKQKGAMPIGIVNVVGSTIARETAYGSYLHAGPEIGVASTKAFTSQVLVLTMLAIKLGRLRGVLSQERAYELVNELVEIPKKVAAILELRHQIRDIALRFSHSKNFLYLGRGYQFPVALEGALKLKEISYIHAEGYPAAEMKHGPIALIDENMPVVFLAPRDPLRSKLISNIEQVRARGGIVISICNEGDDEIRSRSNEVIEIPYTLPQLSPILSVIPLQILAYDVAVNLGLNVDRPRNLAKSVT